In Festucalex cinctus isolate MCC-2025b chromosome 21, RoL_Fcin_1.0, whole genome shotgun sequence, one genomic interval encodes:
- the prep gene encoding prolyl endopeptidase: MVGKLLACLLCQFFFSVLSLFFVFQRAISKYPLRALGQFYFLRNSRKLSSRMAFQYPTAYRDDAVMDDYHGYKIPDPYSWLEDPDSEKTQVFVSAQNQLTLPFLERCEVRDLFKERMTELYDYPKYSCPFKRGNRYFHFYNTGLQNQSVMYVQESLDADPTVFLDPNTFSDDGTVALRGYAFSEDGEYFAYGTSASGSDWVEMHFLRVEGAVQLEDHLERVKFSCMSWTHDGKGLFYNSYPEQEGKSDGTETSTNLDQKLFYHVLGTLQSEDVLCAEFPDHPKWMSGAEVSDDGRYVLLSIREGCDPVNRLWYCDLKKTPQGITGLLPWVKLIDNFDAEYEYVTNEGTVFTFKTNLDAPRYRLINIDFASPAQSDWAELIPQHDKDVIVFATCTYSSYLFVCFLHDVKNVLKMYRLSSGEELRTFPLDVGSVVGFTGRKRDSEIFYYFTSFLSPAIIYHCDLTKEPLHPHIFREVTVKGFDPSDYQTTQVFYASKDGTQIPMFIVHKKGIKLDGSHPGFLYGYGGFNISITPSYSVSRLIFVRHLGGVLAVANIRGGGEYGETWHKAGMLANKQNCFTDFQCAAEYLIKEGYTSPSKLTINGGSNGGLLVAACVNQRPELFGCAVAQVGVMDMLKFHKFTIGHAWTTDFGCSEEKEQFEWLIKYSPLHNIRVPEDNGVQYPAVLLLTGDHDDRVVPLHSLKYIATLQHMVGRSGKQSNPLFILVDTKSGHGAGKPTSKVIQEVADTYAFIARCLEISWVK, from the exons ATGGTCGGGAAGCTTCTAGCGTGTCTCctgtgccaatttttttttagtgtcttAAGTTTGTTCTTCGTGTTCCAGAGAGCCATATCAAAATATCCACTTCGGGCACTGGGGCAATTTTATTTCTTACGCAATTCCCGAAAACTGTCGTCCAGAATGGCTTTTCAGTATCCCACCGCTTATCGTGACGATGCAGTT ATGGATGATTATCATGGCTACAAAATACCAGATCCATACAGCTGGCTGGAGGACCCCGACAGTGAAAAGACACAG GTGTTTGTCAGTGCTCAGAATCAGCTCACGTTGCCGTTTTTGGAGCGCTGCGAGGTGCGGGATCTATTCAAGGAGCGCATGACTGAGCTGTATGACTACCCCAAGTATAGCTGTCCCTTCAAAAGGGGAAACAG GTACTTTCACTTCTACAACACTGGCCTCCAGAACCAGAGTGTGATGTATGTGCAGGAGAGCCTCGATGCAGATCCTACCGTCTTTTTGGATCCCAACACGTTTTCTGACGATGGGACAGTTGCCTTGCGAG GCTACGCGTTCTCAGAAGATGGAGAGTACTTTGCGTACGGCACTAGCGCCAGCGGCTCAGACTGGGTGGAGATGCATTTCTTGCGGGTGGAAGGTGCCGTGCAACTGGAGGACCATCTGGAGCGGGTCAAGTTTAGCTGCATGTCGTGGACCCATGACGGGAAGGGGCTTTTCTACAACTCTTACCCTGAGCAAGAGGGCAAGAGCGATG GCACTGAGACCTCTACTAACTTGGACCAGAAACTATTCTACCATGTTTTGGGAACCCTGCAGTCTGAGGACGTGCTGTGCGCTGAGTTTCCCGATCACCCCAAGTGGATGAGTGGAGCCGAG GTTTCAGATGATGGCCGCTACGTGCTGCTGTCCATCAGGGAAGGTTGTGATCCCGTCAACAGATTGTGGTATTGTGACCTCAAGAAGACCCCTCAGGGCATTACAG GACTTTTGCCATGGGTGAAGCTCATCGACAACTTTGACGCCGAGTACGAGTACGTAACCAACGAGGGCACGGTGTTCACGTTCAAGACCAACCTGGACGCCCCACGTTACCGCCTCATCAACATCGACTTCGCCTCGCCGGCGCAGAGCGACTGGGCGGAGCTCATCCCTCAGCATGACAAAGACGTCATCG TATTCGCCACCTGCACGTACTCCAGCTACCTGTTCGTGTGCTTCCTCCACGACGTGAAGAACGTCTTGAAAATGTATCGTCTCAGTTCCGGGGAGGAGCTCAGGACTTTTCCTCTGGATGTCGGCTCTGTGGTCGGATTCACAGGAAGGAAACGCGACTCAGAGATCTTTTACTATTTTACCTCCTTCCTCTCGCCAG CCATCATTTATCACTGCGACTTGACCAAGGAGCCTCTCCACCCTCACATCTTCAGAGAGGTCACAGTCAAAGGCTTTGACCCGTCTGACTACCAGACCACTCAG GTCTTCTACGCCTCCAAGGACGGCACCCAAATCCCCATGTTCATCGTTCACAAGAAGGGCATCAAGCTGGACGGCTCCCACCCGGGCTTCCTCTACGGCTACGGCGGCTTCAACATCTCCATCACGCCGAGCTACAGCGTCTCGCGGCTCATCTTCGTGCGACACCTGGGCGGCGTCCTGGCCGTCGCCAACATCCGGGGAGGAGGGGAGTACGGCGAGACCTGGCACAAAG CGGGCATGCTAGCCAACAAGCAAAACTGCTTCACAGACTTCCAATGTGCAGCCGAGTACCTCATCAAAGAGGGGTACACCTCTCCGTCCAAGCTCACCATTAACGGAGGCTCAAACGGCGGCCTGCTCGTAG CGGCGTGCGTCAACCAGCGGCCCGAGCTGTTCGGCTGCGCTGTCGCTCAGGTGGGCGTCATGGACATGCTCAAATTCCACAAATTCACCATCGGCCACGCCTGGACTACCGACTTCGGCTGCTCGGAAGAAAAAGAGCAGTTTGAGTGGCTTATCAA ATACTCCCCCCTCCACAACATCAGAGTCCCGGAGGACAACGGGGTCCAGTACCCCGCCGTCCTCCTGCTGACGGGCGACCACGACGACCGGGTGGTGCCCCTCCACTCGCTCAAATACATCGCCACCCTGCAGCACATGGTGGGCCGCAGCGGCAAGCAGTCCAACCCCCTCTTCATCCTCGTGGACACAAAatcgggccacggcgccggcaaGCCCACCAGCAAGGTCATCCAGGAGGTGGCCGACACCTACGCCTTCATCGCTCGCTGTCTCGAAATCTCCTGGGTCAAATAA